The sequence TTCGCCTTCCAATCGCCTCGATCGTGCAGACCGTCGATGCGTAGTAGCGGCTTATCTCTTTCTGCGCGAATGACGTCGGGAAAATTGGAGGAAACCACTCGCTTCAGGCGCCGACCAGAGCAAACATCCCGACGAGCCCTTACGGCTCAAGGAGATTCAGAACAATGGGACACGCGAAACTGCCGAACGGAAGCGGGCATAAGCCAATCGGACACTCTTTGTCATCGGACCGGAAAAAAGCGGACCGGAAAAAGGCTGAGTCCGCACGCCCGCTCCGGAAGGAGATAAGCAGCGAGTCGAAATCAGACAAACTGGTTTGCCGCTATTGCGGGAGCGATGACCTAGCTCCGAGTTTTATCAAGCGGCGCGACCGCCGATGCCGCAAGTGTTTTAGCAAACGGTATGGCTCAGCGGCACAGGCGCCGAAGGCAACGGTCAAGAAGAAGTAAATTCCACCACGACGTGAAATGAGGGACCGGGCTCGAAGGGGCGCGGCCCTTTTTTCGTTTAGGGATTCCTTTGCGGGCGAAGCTGAACGAAATCTGCCCGTGCCGAAAAGCCGCTGAGAGGACTGGCTGTTTGCCCTGAATCGAGCAGAGCGATATTTTCGCCTCTTTTGGCGCCTGCTGGCGTGCGTTGAAAGTCGCCTGAGAGTTCGAAACGACTGCGCTCCGCCACCCAGTCCTCGAGGTTGAGCATTCTCCGCCGGAGTGCGCGAAATTGGCGCGTGTGCGCGGCTTCAGGCAATCAAAGGGGACTGGAGAATCGCCAGTTGCCAGTATCGCCGCGGATGCTGCCCGGTTCCTCTCCGCCCGCCGCACCGGCGGTGCCCTTTGCGTCGATTTCAACCCCTTTTCGCTTTTCTCCTTATGAGAGCGCGAAATACCTGCGTTTTATTCTCTCCGCCCGCCACTTACTCGGTGCGAGTCAGTTCCGATGAGGAAAGGAGCGGCTGGGGATGTTCATAGCGCCGCTCGGTTGGAGCCGCTCCCTATCCGGTCCTGGCATTCTCAACGAAGCGGAGTGCGCGCCGACGACTTGCCCTCTCCGGCACTTGCCAGAAGGGCCACGCGGTCGGCTTCACCACTGCCGCCGCCCTGGTCAACGAACTGCACGAAGCGCGCGATGAAAAGCGTCTGCCTGGTTCTCGTGTTTTGAGAATCGACAGGTAAGCCATTTCCAGCAAGAAACTGCGCCGACCGAGATCGTCGTAGCCTTTGGCAATCTCGTCCAGAGCTCGAACCTGGTAGCCGCGAAGAGTGAGATTCGGGTGCAGACAAACGATGCACCGCGCATCACTCTAAGCCGACACTTGTTCGAGCAACTTCCTGGCGTCCTTGAGATCGGCGGTGTCCAAGCCCTCAGTGAACCAGCCGTAGATATCGCCAAGAATCGTGCGCGCCTCGCGGCCGCGTCCACTATCGCGAAGCACCCGGCTGAGGCTCATCGATGCCCTAAGTTGCCATGATTTAGCGTTTTGCTGCCGCGCTAAAGAAGAATCCCAATTGGATCGAAAGTGAAGGACGCGAGTAAAGCTGCGCTGCGGCGATTCGTAAGGCGCGCGACGGACAAAGACGTGGTGCAGTCGCCGTCGCCCTAGCAGGTTGCGGAAAAACCCGGCGAAAGACGATTTCGGCGAAGAGTAAGCATTACTACGATTGCGAGAGTGCATCTTGGATCAATGTTGTCAGCGGTTAAAAACACTTTTTCCGCAACCTGCTAGGAGTGCAACAAGGTCATTGAAATGTTGAAGGCGTGGCGGAAGCGATTGAGCGGTGCAGAAGCGGAGGTGGTGGAATCAGGCGATGCCATACGATCCTGATAGTGAAAAGATCGTCTATCTCACGCGCGAGAAGCTCGTGAAGCTGCTGGCTGAAGAAGAGACGGAAGCTCTGCTCAAGAAGTATGGAGGAACGCGCGTCCGCGTCCCGCGCGAGGGAACGCCTCCGTTCGACGAGATGGCCGATTTGATTGGCGAGATTTCAACGCGGGCACTTTCTTCGGCACACACCCGCCCGCCGCAAACGCGCACTGGGATCGTCGCGCTCGCAGCTCGGGGTCTCACGCGCAGCGCGATCGCGCATAAGCTCGGATTGACTGAGCGTCACGTGCGGCGCGTTATTTCGGAAGCGAAACGAGGGGCTTGAAGAAGATAGGTTCATAAAATGGCCTTTTCTGGCCGGCAAAATGGTATCGTTACGTTGCTGGCGGTTGCGACGTGTCTTTAGATGATGAACAAGAAGAAGTTTGAACCAAGGGCGGCCGGCCGCAAGAGGGTCTCTCTACGGCGCCGCGACTGTCTACACCCGGGCAGCTTTTTCTCCGCGCTGCGGATCGCTAACTACTTGAGAAGTATCCGAAGATGAGCCTACT comes from Candidatus Binatus sp. and encodes:
- a CDS encoding helix-turn-helix domain-containing protein, which produces MQKRRWWNQAMPYDPDSEKIVYLTREKLVKLLAEEETEALLKKYGGTRVRVPREGTPPFDEMADLIGEISTRALSSAHTRPPQTRTGIVALAARGLTRSAIAHKLGLTERHVRRVISEAKRGA